One part of the Flavobacterium johnsoniae UW101 genome encodes these proteins:
- a CDS encoding gluconate 5-dehydrogenase yields the protein MTNLFDIKGKVALITGSTHGLGMAMAKGLGQAGATIVVNGNSSQEKIDNAVKELQSEGINAVGYKFNVTEEQEVKDAVAKIQAEVGPIDILINNAGIIKRIPLLDMEVSDFREVVDIDLVSPFIVSKHVAKGMIERRQGKIINICSMMSELGRNTVSAYAAAKGGLKMLTKNMATEWAKYNVQINGIGPGYFATEQTKPIRVDGHPFNDFIISRTPAAKWGDPSDLAGAAIFLSSKASDFVNGHILYVDGGILATIGKPSNEE from the coding sequence ATGACAAACTTATTTGACATAAAAGGAAAAGTTGCCCTTATTACAGGAAGTACGCACGGACTGGGAATGGCAATGGCAAAAGGACTTGGACAAGCCGGAGCAACAATTGTTGTAAACGGAAATTCATCTCAGGAAAAAATTGATAATGCTGTAAAAGAACTTCAAAGTGAAGGGATTAATGCAGTGGGTTATAAATTTAATGTAACTGAAGAACAGGAAGTAAAAGATGCTGTTGCTAAAATTCAGGCAGAAGTTGGACCAATCGATATCCTGATTAACAATGCAGGAATCATTAAAAGAATTCCGCTTCTGGATATGGAAGTTTCAGATTTCAGAGAAGTGGTTGATATTGATTTAGTAAGTCCATTTATCGTTTCTAAGCATGTTGCAAAAGGAATGATTGAAAGACGTCAGGGAAAAATAATCAACATTTGCTCTATGATGAGCGAATTAGGAAGAAATACGGTTTCTGCTTACGCTGCTGCAAAAGGCGGTTTAAAAATGCTGACGAAAAACATGGCAACAGAATGGGCAAAATATAACGTTCAGATCAACGGAATCGGGCCAGGTTATTTTGCAACAGAGCAGACAAAACCAATTAGAGTTGACGGGCATCCGTTTAATGATTTTATCATAAGCAGAACTCCTGCTGCAAAATGGGGAGATCCAAGTGATTTAGCCGGAGCAGCAATATTTTTATCTTCCAAAGCGAGTGATTTTGTAAACGGGCATATTTTATATGTTGACGGTGGAATCCTGGCTACAATTGGAAAACCTTCAAACGAAGAATAA
- a CDS encoding bifunctional 4-hydroxy-2-oxoglutarate aldolase/2-dehydro-3-deoxy-phosphogluconate aldolase produces the protein MAKYSRIEVAQTMKDNGMVPLFFHSDIELSKKVLKACYDGGSRLMEFTSRGDFAHEVFGALNKYALAELPGMILGVGSVTDAASASLYMSLGANFIVTPVFREDIAIACNRRKVLWSPGCGTLSEIARAEELGCEIVKLFPADTYGPEFIKAIKGPCPWTNIMPTGGVYPTVESLSSWLNAGATCVGLGSQLISKDILDKKDFDGLTAKVSQVLDIIKNIRK, from the coding sequence ATGGCAAAATATTCAAGAATAGAGGTTGCGCAGACAATGAAAGATAACGGAATGGTGCCGTTGTTTTTTCATTCTGATATTGAATTAAGTAAAAAAGTTTTAAAAGCTTGTTATGACGGTGGTTCCCGATTAATGGAATTTACCAGCAGAGGTGATTTTGCACATGAAGTTTTTGGAGCTTTAAATAAATACGCTTTAGCAGAACTTCCGGGAATGATCTTAGGAGTTGGTTCTGTTACAGATGCAGCTTCGGCGTCATTATACATGAGTTTAGGAGCTAATTTTATTGTAACTCCAGTATTTAGAGAAGACATTGCAATTGCCTGCAACCGCCGAAAAGTATTATGGTCTCCTGGATGTGGTACGCTTAGCGAAATTGCAAGAGCGGAAGAATTAGGCTGTGAAATTGTAAAATTATTTCCGGCAGATACTTACGGACCAGAATTTATAAAAGCCATAAAAGGACCATGCCCGTGGACAAACATTATGCCTACAGGCGGTGTTTACCCAACTGTTGAAAGTTTGAGTTCATGGCTTAACGCAGGGGCAACCTGTGTTGGTTTAGGTTCACAATTAATTTCAAAAGATATATTAGACAAAAAAGACTTTGACGGTTTAACAGCTAAAGTAAGTCAGGTTCTTGACATCATAAAAAATATAAGAAAATAA
- a CDS encoding tagaturonate reductase, whose translation MEKINRSNSEFSNRLPIKIVQFGEGNFLRAFVEYAIQKLNQKADFNAGIAVVQPIDKGLVNMINAQDGLYTLFMKGVKKGEEIQEKELITNIVKAVDPYASFQEYLSLAKEEELAFIISNTTEAGIEYIASDLPTMTPPVSFPAKLTVLLNERFKHFNGAADKGLTIIPCELINYNADTLKEIVFKYSADWKLGAEFESWLTNSCSWHNTLVDRIVPGYPKDQIEEYNAQLSYKDDLIVSAETFFLWVIEGDDKLKAKLPFDKTDLDVKIISDMQPYRTRKVRILNGAHTAMVPFSLLYGNETVKETVDNEFTGGFINKALFEEINETLNMDKAELAGFSEEILDRFRNPFVKHLLSSIALNSISKFKVRVLPSLTGYVDIHGKLPVHLTFAFAALIRFYKGTWNGQSLPVNDSEDIVTFFDGLWKSDDYEKIARLTLQNKNFWDEDLTEISGLTRAITIALEEIDANGIEAGFAKFQERIK comes from the coding sequence ATGGAAAAAATTAACAGATCAAATTCAGAGTTTTCAAACAGGCTTCCAATTAAAATTGTACAATTTGGAGAAGGTAATTTCTTAAGAGCTTTTGTTGAGTATGCTATTCAGAAATTAAACCAAAAAGCAGATTTTAATGCTGGTATTGCAGTTGTACAGCCTATTGATAAAGGGCTTGTGAATATGATCAATGCACAGGACGGATTGTACACTTTATTCATGAAAGGTGTAAAAAAAGGCGAAGAAATTCAGGAAAAAGAATTGATTACCAATATTGTAAAAGCAGTAGACCCTTATGCTTCTTTTCAGGAGTATTTATCTTTAGCTAAAGAAGAAGAACTGGCTTTTATTATTTCGAATACTACTGAAGCGGGTATTGAATATATTGCTTCAGATCTTCCAACGATGACGCCTCCTGTATCTTTTCCTGCAAAATTAACAGTGCTTTTAAACGAAAGATTCAAGCATTTTAATGGAGCAGCAGATAAAGGATTAACAATCATTCCTTGCGAGTTAATTAATTATAATGCAGATACTTTAAAAGAAATTGTTTTTAAATACAGTGCAGACTGGAAATTAGGAGCAGAATTTGAATCTTGGTTAACAAACAGCTGTTCTTGGCATAACACATTGGTAGACAGAATCGTTCCAGGTTATCCAAAAGACCAGATTGAAGAATATAATGCACAGCTTTCATATAAAGATGATTTAATTGTAAGTGCAGAAACTTTCTTTTTATGGGTAATTGAAGGTGATGATAAACTGAAAGCAAAACTTCCGTTTGACAAAACAGATTTAGATGTAAAAATTATTTCTGATATGCAGCCGTACAGAACCCGTAAAGTTAGAATCCTTAACGGAGCGCACACAGCAATGGTGCCATTCTCTTTACTATACGGAAATGAAACTGTAAAAGAAACAGTTGATAATGAATTTACTGGTGGTTTTATCAATAAAGCATTGTTTGAAGAAATCAACGAAACTTTAAACATGGATAAAGCAGAATTGGCTGGTTTCTCTGAAGAAATTTTAGACCGTTTCAGAAATCCATTTGTGAAGCACTTATTATCATCAATCGCTTTAAATTCAATCTCTAAGTTTAAAGTTCGTGTATTACCAAGTTTAACAGGATATGTAGATATTCACGGTAAACTTCCAGTTCATTTAACATTTGCTTTTGCAGCTTTAATTCGTTTCTACAAAGGAACTTGGAACGGACAAAGTTTACCGGTAAATGATAGTGAAGATATTGTAACTTTCTTTGATGGTTTGTGGAAATCAGATGATTATGAGAAAATTGCAAGACTTACTTTGCAGAACAAAAATTTCTGGGATGAAGATTTAACTGAAATATCAGGATTAACAAGAGCAATTACAATTGCTTTAGAAGAAATTGATGCTAATGGTATTGAAGCTGGTTTCGCTAAGTTTCAGGAAAGAATCAAATAA
- the kduI gene encoding 5-dehydro-4-deoxy-D-glucuronate isomerase, whose amino-acid sequence MTKYSSRYASSPEAVKKYDTQQLREEFLIDDLMQEDEVVLVYSHYDRYIAGSAVPVKGDLVLETIDPLKAPYFLERRELGIINVGGSGSVVVEGTTYELGFKDALYIGAGNKEVVFKSDDKNNPAKFYLNSAPAHTTYPTKKVSLAEANKLQLGTMETANHRTVNQMIIGSVVTTCQLQMGMTELKPGSVWNTMPAHVHDRRMEVYFYLDIPQDQAVCHFMGQPQETRHIWMNNHQAVISPPWSIHSGSGTSNYTFIWGMAGENLDYGDMDVCKITDLR is encoded by the coding sequence ATGACAAAATATAGTTCAAGATACGCGTCAAGTCCAGAAGCTGTAAAAAAATATGATACACAACAATTGAGAGAAGAATTCTTAATTGATGATTTAATGCAGGAAGATGAAGTTGTATTAGTTTATTCTCATTACGACAGATATATTGCAGGATCTGCAGTACCAGTAAAAGGAGATTTAGTTTTAGAAACTATTGATCCCTTAAAAGCACCATATTTTTTAGAAAGAAGAGAGCTTGGAATTATTAATGTAGGAGGAAGCGGTTCTGTGGTTGTTGAAGGAACCACTTATGAATTAGGATTTAAAGATGCTTTATACATTGGAGCTGGAAATAAAGAGGTGGTTTTTAAAAGTGATGACAAAAACAATCCTGCTAAGTTCTATTTAAACTCTGCACCAGCACACACAACTTATCCAACTAAGAAAGTAAGTTTAGCTGAAGCGAATAAATTACAATTGGGTACAATGGAAACGGCAAATCACCGTACCGTTAACCAAATGATTATTGGAAGTGTTGTTACTACCTGTCAATTACAAATGGGAATGACAGAATTAAAACCAGGAAGCGTTTGGAACACTATGCCGGCTCACGTTCACGACCGTAGAATGGAAGTTTATTTCTATTTAGATATTCCGCAAGATCAGGCAGTTTGCCACTTCATGGGGCAACCGCAAGAAACGAGACATATCTGGATGAACAATCATCAGGCCGTAATTTCGCCGCCTTGGTCAATTCACTCAGGTTCAGGAACCAGCAACTATACTTTTATCTGGGGAATGGCTGGTGAAAACTTAGATTACGGAGATATGGACGTTTGTAAAATCACTGATTTAAGATAA
- the uxaC gene encoding glucuronate isomerase, producing the protein MSANTFIHDNFLLENKYAEELYHNYSKNQPIIDYHNHLNPQFIAEDKIFDNITNVWINGDHYKWRAMRTLGIDEQFVTGNGSDKDKFLNWAKTVPYTMRNPLYHWTHLELARYFDIYDLLNEKSAEKIYTETTEKINSQAYSTQNLLKKVNAELVCTTEDPIDSLEFHKKFANNSTGIKMSTAFRPDKAILIANDGYNAYLDTLGDVSGVAINTFADLQAALRNRIEFFNANGCKLSDHGLDQIYFEDFTESEISSIFKKKRENRIITPEEALKFQSAVLIFLSETYHEFGWVQQFHLGALRNNNARMHRILGPDTGWDSIGDYPQAQKLSSFLNALDSKDKLTKTIIYNLNPADNEVMATMIGNFNDGSVRGKVQFGSGWWFLDQKDGMTKQLNALSNMGLISCFVGMLTDSRSFLSFPRHEYFRRILCNLLGDEIKRGELPNDMEWIGKLVADISYNNAKEYFKF; encoded by the coding sequence ATGAGCGCAAATACATTCATACACGACAATTTTTTATTAGAAAATAAATACGCTGAAGAGTTATATCATAATTACTCTAAAAATCAGCCGATTATTGATTACCATAATCACTTAAATCCGCAGTTTATTGCAGAGGACAAGATTTTTGATAACATTACGAATGTATGGATTAACGGCGATCATTACAAATGGCGTGCAATGCGTACGTTAGGAATCGATGAGCAGTTTGTAACAGGAAACGGTTCTGATAAAGATAAATTCTTAAACTGGGCAAAAACGGTTCCGTACACAATGCGTAATCCTTTGTACCACTGGACACATTTAGAATTAGCTCGTTATTTTGATATTTATGATCTGTTGAATGAAAAATCAGCTGAGAAAATTTATACAGAAACGACAGAGAAAATAAATTCTCAGGCTTACAGCACGCAAAACCTTCTTAAAAAAGTAAACGCTGAATTGGTTTGTACTACAGAAGATCCAATTGACAGTTTAGAATTTCACAAAAAATTCGCTAACAATTCGACTGGAATTAAAATGAGTACGGCTTTCAGACCTGATAAAGCCATCTTAATTGCTAATGATGGTTATAATGCATATCTGGACACATTAGGGGATGTGTCCGGAGTTGCAATTAACACTTTTGCTGATTTACAAGCAGCATTAAGAAACAGAATTGAATTCTTTAATGCAAACGGATGTAAATTAAGTGATCACGGTTTAGACCAAATTTATTTTGAAGATTTTACAGAATCTGAAATCAGTTCAATCTTCAAAAAGAAAAGAGAAAACAGAATTATAACGCCAGAAGAAGCTTTAAAATTCCAGAGTGCTGTTTTGATATTCTTATCAGAAACGTATCATGAGTTTGGATGGGTGCAGCAATTTCACTTAGGTGCATTGCGTAACAATAATGCGCGTATGCACAGAATTTTAGGCCCAGATACAGGATGGGATTCTATTGGAGATTATCCGCAGGCACAAAAACTATCTAGTTTTTTAAATGCTTTAGACAGTAAAGATAAATTGACAAAAACAATTATCTACAACTTAAATCCAGCCGATAACGAAGTTATGGCTACGATGATTGGAAACTTCAACGACGGAAGCGTTCGCGGAAAAGTACAATTTGGTTCTGGATGGTGGTTTTTAGATCAAAAAGACGGAATGACAAAGCAGTTAAATGCACTTTCTAATATGGGATTAATCAGCTGTTTTGTTGGAATGCTTACAGATTCAAGAAGTTTCTTATCATTCCCAAGACACGAATATTTCAGACGTATTTTATGTAATCTCCTTGGAGACGAAATCAAACGCGGAGAACTTCCAAATGATATGGAATGGATTGGAAAATTAGTTGCTGACATTTCATACAACAACGCAAAAGAGTATTTCAAATTCTAA
- a CDS encoding sugar kinase: MSRVVAFGEIMLRLSTERHLRFSQSTAFGATYGGGEFNVCVSLANYGVNAEFVTRLPQNEIGLSALKEIRKMNVESKNIVYGGERLGIYFLETGAGTRGSNVVYDRAHSAMASIEKGQVDWEKVLAGAEWFHWSGITPAISQTAAEACLEAIKVAHKLGIKISCDLNYRSKLWQYGKAPSEVMPEMLQYSNVILGDIDTAYFMLGIPKVNPNYQDEKSLPVLYEKLFQLIPNLKVAATTLRYSVSASHQRIGGVLFDGKAIYQAAVKEVTPVVDRVGSGDAFMGGLIYGLLEYQNNNQRALDFAVAACCLKHTIAGDYNLVTLKEVENMIDGDGSALVSR; the protein is encoded by the coding sequence ATGAGTAGAGTAGTTGCATTTGGAGAAATCATGCTGCGTTTATCGACAGAAAGACATTTACGTTTTTCGCAGTCAACAGCATTTGGTGCTACGTATGGAGGCGGAGAATTTAATGTATGCGTTTCTCTTGCAAATTATGGTGTAAATGCTGAATTTGTTACAAGATTGCCTCAAAATGAGATTGGTTTATCGGCATTGAAAGAAATACGAAAAATGAATGTCGAATCTAAAAACATTGTTTATGGAGGAGAGCGTTTAGGAATCTATTTTCTGGAGACCGGAGCCGGAACACGCGGCAGTAATGTAGTGTATGATCGCGCGCACAGTGCGATGGCATCTATTGAAAAAGGGCAGGTAGACTGGGAGAAAGTTTTAGCAGGTGCTGAATGGTTCCATTGGAGCGGTATTACGCCGGCTATTTCTCAAACTGCTGCAGAAGCTTGTTTAGAAGCTATTAAAGTGGCTCATAAACTGGGAATTAAAATTTCCTGCGATTTAAATTACAGATCAAAATTATGGCAGTACGGCAAAGCGCCAAGCGAAGTTATGCCGGAAATGCTGCAATACAGCAATGTTATTTTAGGAGACATTGATACAGCTTATTTCATGTTAGGAATTCCGAAAGTAAATCCGAATTATCAGGACGAAAAATCGCTTCCGGTTTTATATGAAAAATTGTTTCAGTTAATCCCGAATTTAAAAGTAGCGGCAACGACACTTCGTTATTCTGTAAGTGCTTCACACCAAAGAATCGGCGGTGTTTTGTTTGACGGAAAAGCAATTTATCAGGCAGCTGTAAAAGAGGTAACTCCTGTTGTGGACAGAGTAGGAAGCGGTGACGCTTTTATGGGAGGATTAATTTATGGACTGTTAGAATATCAAAATAATAACCAGAGAGCTTTAGATTTTGCTGTTGCGGCTTGTTGTTTAAAACATACAATTGCAGGCGACTATAATCTGGTTACTTTAAAAGAAGTTGAAAATATGATTGATGGTGATGGTTCTGCATTAGTATCAAGATAA